One window from the genome of Streptomyces sp. NBC_00287 encodes:
- a CDS encoding GNAT family N-acetyltransferase: MRSDDWYVTEDLDRFLGHAGGFLRSRPDLHTVALTVTESLRMRGLRAYGGDEPPVFGVMERDGQVRGAYFRTPPYRLNVTPLTADETDALAAHLVAVGHSVPGIIGTRETTTGFVRSWQRHTGAAAALRQRQRLYRLGSLMTPQPVPEGSARVAGEKDRDQLIRWYGEFTESVGEHSAGEVENWADHRIAYGGVTFWEVDGTPVSMCGVTPMVAGQVRIAPVYTPSHLRGRGYAGAVTVVVSRAAVRSGAEEVLLFTDMANTTTNVLYQRLGYRAVADFEVYDFQGGAGS, from the coding sequence ATGCGCTCGGACGATTGGTACGTCACCGAAGACCTCGACCGCTTCCTCGGCCACGCTGGTGGCTTCCTGCGGTCGCGCCCGGATCTGCACACCGTCGCCCTGACGGTCACGGAGTCGCTGCGGATGCGCGGACTGCGCGCGTACGGCGGTGACGAGCCGCCCGTGTTCGGGGTGATGGAACGGGACGGTCAGGTGCGCGGAGCCTATTTCCGCACCCCGCCCTACCGGCTCAACGTCACCCCCCTCACCGCAGACGAGACCGACGCCCTCGCCGCCCACCTGGTCGCCGTCGGCCACTCGGTGCCGGGCATCATCGGTACCCGCGAGACGACCACCGGGTTCGTCCGCTCCTGGCAGCGCCACACCGGCGCCGCCGCGGCCCTGCGTCAGCGCCAACGGCTGTACCGGCTCGGCAGCTTGATGACACCGCAGCCGGTTCCGGAGGGCAGCGCGCGAGTGGCGGGCGAGAAGGACCGGGACCAACTGATCCGCTGGTACGGCGAGTTCACCGAGAGCGTCGGTGAGCACTCCGCCGGTGAGGTCGAGAACTGGGCCGACCATCGCATCGCCTACGGCGGCGTCACCTTCTGGGAGGTCGACGGCACGCCCGTCTCCATGTGCGGCGTCACCCCGATGGTCGCGGGACAGGTCCGTATCGCCCCCGTCTACACCCCATCCCACCTGCGCGGACGCGGTTACGCCGGCGCGGTGACGGTCGTGGTCAGCCGCGCCGCGGTCCGCTCCGGAGCGGAGGAGGTCCTCCTCTTCACCGACATGGCCAACACCACCACCAACGTCCTCTACCAGCGGCTCGGTTACCGGGCGGTGGCGGACTTCGAGGTGTACGACTTCCAGGGCGGCGCGGGCTCATAG